One part of the Chryseobacterium sp. 7 genome encodes these proteins:
- a CDS encoding LytR/AlgR family response regulator transcription factor, protein MKIKAVIVDDELIAREVLRSYLTKYCPQVEILDEAENIREAVPLIAEKQPQLVFLDVEMPFGNAFDVLEATKEFSYETIFITAFSQYSLQALNKSASYYILKPIDIQELILAVNKVVESLEKKDELNRNKILLENLKLKPEKQQLILPTLQGFDVVKTEDIVRLQADGNFTQVYLTDGSKKMVCRFLKHFDDLLENPFVRVHRSHIINTNFVKSYHKSGTVMLSDNTEIEVSGSFKDNFLKVFS, encoded by the coding sequence ATGAAAATAAAAGCCGTAATTGTAGATGATGAACTCATAGCAAGAGAAGTTTTACGAAGCTATCTGACCAAATACTGTCCGCAGGTGGAAATTCTGGACGAAGCTGAAAATATCAGAGAAGCAGTTCCATTAATCGCTGAAAAGCAGCCCCAGCTGGTCTTTTTGGATGTAGAAATGCCTTTTGGAAATGCTTTTGATGTTCTGGAAGCTACCAAAGAGTTCTCCTATGAAACCATTTTCATCACTGCATTTTCACAATATTCTTTACAGGCTTTAAATAAATCTGCAAGCTATTATATTTTAAAACCTATTGATATTCAGGAACTGATTCTTGCAGTCAATAAAGTGGTAGAAAGCCTTGAGAAAAAAGATGAGCTCAACCGGAATAAAATTCTTCTTGAAAACCTGAAATTAAAACCGGAAAAACAGCAATTGATCTTACCCACTTTACAGGGATTTGACGTGGTAAAAACAGAAGATATCGTAAGACTTCAGGCAGATGGAAACTTTACTCAGGTATACCTCACAGATGGCTCGAAGAAGATGGTATGCCGTTTTCTGAAACATTTTGATGACCTTCTGGAAAATCCTTTTGTAAGGGTTCACCGTTCTCATATTATCAATACAAATTTTGTGAAATCCTATCATAAAAGCGGAACCGTAATGCTGTCTGATAATACGGAAATTGAAGTTTCAGGAAGCTTTAAAGATAATTTCCTGAAAGTATTTTCATAG
- a CDS encoding SIMPL domain-containing protein (The SIMPL domain is named for its presence in mouse protein SIMPL (signalling molecule that associates with mouse pelle-like kinase). Bacterial member BP26, from Brucella, was shown to assemble into a channel-like structure, while YggE from E. coli has been associated with resistance to oxidative stress.): protein MKKQALGFLLIMASFLSLSKAQVGGNQIYRDKNNDYTPLRNLPEFNNSNSYFTNDSTLVVSVKVLMNKTADRYKLTLGLNEEATTPKVAIENINRRINGFIKRISSMGIKNDDIFVDFISQTKIYDYDINKDTQVTIQKMDGFETKKNIIITVNKHSMIEKLISEASDFQIYDIIKVDYISNDIDKIQEDLLKEAYAVFDKKKENYFSLFKKEIIGKPTATSGFTYIFPKTQYQNYTALESASVTYGYDTRYIKKEERKLKTFYYDGTDYTGFDKVINNSDPEVGIQYIMNLSVKYDLKKNKEK, encoded by the coding sequence ATGAAAAAACAGGCATTAGGATTTTTACTCATTATGGCTTCTTTTTTAAGCCTTTCCAAAGCACAGGTAGGAGGAAACCAGATTTACAGAGACAAAAATAATGACTATACTCCTCTCAGAAACCTCCCAGAATTCAACAATTCCAATAGTTATTTCACGAATGACTCTACGTTGGTTGTCAGTGTAAAAGTATTAATGAACAAAACTGCAGACCGCTATAAACTTACTTTAGGGTTGAATGAAGAGGCTACAACGCCTAAAGTTGCCATCGAAAATATCAACAGGAGAATCAATGGTTTTATAAAAAGGATATCATCAATGGGCATCAAAAACGATGACATTTTTGTGGATTTTATCTCGCAGACGAAAATCTATGATTATGACATTAATAAAGACACTCAGGTAACCATTCAGAAAATGGATGGTTTCGAAACCAAGAAAAATATCATTATTACAGTAAACAAGCACTCAATGATTGAAAAACTGATTTCTGAAGCTTCAGACTTCCAGATTTATGATATTATTAAAGTAGATTATATCAGCAATGATATTGATAAAATCCAAGAAGACCTTCTCAAAGAGGCGTATGCTGTTTTTGACAAAAAGAAGGAAAACTATTTTAGTTTGTTTAAAAAGGAAATTATCGGCAAGCCTACAGCCACTTCAGGCTTTACTTATATTTTCCCAAAAACCCAATATCAGAATTACACTGCTCTTGAAAGTGCCAGTGTCACCTATGGATATGACACCCGATATATCAAAAAAGAAGAAAGGAAATTAAAGACCTTTTATTATGATGGAACAGATTATACAGGTTTTGATAAAGTCATCAATAACTCCGATCCTGAAGTGGGCATACAGTATATTATGAACCTCAGCGTAAAGTATGATCTGAAGAAAAATAAAGAGAAGTAA
- a CDS encoding NAD(P)/FAD-dependent oxidoreductase — translation MNLKSNEPFWLLKNGLLASYPSLKSNEECDVLIIGGGITGSLMAHQMIEDGYNTILIDKRELCNGSTSATTSMLQYEIDVPLFELKEKIGEKGAVLSYTACSEAIDKLEKLSKLTRSNAGFKRKKSLYFASKKKDVEWLKKEYEARKQNGFKVQWLEKEEILEKFEFENTYGGILSQQGASIDAFQFAHELFMHNVKKGLKIFDKTEMVKVEEHKGFNLVTADSGFEIKTKKIIYCIGYESKNLLKENFVNLKSTYAVVSEIDKDKFKNISSTLVWNTDDPYLYMRTTDDGRLLIGGGDEDFYDAEKRDTILHKKEKEILKNLNRIKPDYHFYTDFVWAGTFGETKDGLPYIGEHPKFKNSYFVLGFGGNGITFSITGMEMASLFMKSKKHPLSRYFKFGR, via the coding sequence ATGAATTTGAAATCGAATGAACCTTTCTGGCTTTTAAAAAACGGATTATTAGCATCTTACCCTTCATTAAAATCAAACGAAGAATGTGATGTTCTCATCATAGGTGGTGGTATTACAGGAAGTCTGATGGCTCATCAGATGATAGAAGATGGTTATAATACAATCCTTATTGATAAAAGAGAACTTTGTAATGGAAGTACCTCTGCTACTACTTCAATGCTGCAGTACGAAATAGATGTTCCTTTGTTTGAGCTGAAAGAAAAGATAGGCGAAAAAGGAGCTGTTCTGAGTTATACGGCTTGCAGTGAGGCTATTGACAAGCTGGAAAAACTTTCAAAACTGACCCGATCCAATGCTGGCTTCAAACGAAAAAAATCACTGTATTTTGCTTCAAAAAAGAAAGACGTAGAATGGCTGAAGAAAGAATACGAGGCCAGAAAACAAAATGGATTTAAAGTTCAATGGCTGGAAAAAGAGGAGATTTTAGAAAAATTTGAATTTGAAAATACCTATGGCGGAATTTTATCCCAGCAGGGAGCCAGTATTGATGCCTTTCAGTTTGCCCATGAGCTCTTCATGCACAATGTAAAGAAAGGATTGAAGATATTTGATAAGACTGAAATGGTAAAAGTAGAGGAGCATAAAGGGTTTAATCTGGTTACAGCAGACAGCGGATTCGAAATCAAAACTAAAAAAATCATTTACTGTATAGGATACGAAAGTAAAAATTTGCTGAAAGAAAATTTTGTCAATCTGAAAAGCACCTATGCCGTCGTTTCAGAAATAGATAAAGATAAGTTTAAAAATATCAGCAGCACATTAGTCTGGAATACCGATGATCCTTATCTATACATGCGTACTACCGATGACGGAAGACTTCTGATTGGAGGTGGAGATGAAGATTTTTATGATGCAGAAAAACGGGATACCATTTTGCATAAAAAAGAAAAAGAGATTCTGAAAAACCTAAACAGAATAAAGCCGGATTACCATTTTTATACAGATTTTGTCTGGGCGGGAACTTTTGGGGAAACCAAAGACGGACTTCCTTACATCGGCGAACACCCAAAATTTAAAAACTCGTATTTTGTTCTGGGATTTGGAGGAAATGGTATCACTTTTTCCATAACAGGGATGGAAATGGCTTCTTTATTTATGAAGAGTAAAAAACATCCGCTGTCAAGATATTTTAAGTTTGGAAGATAG
- a CDS encoding CinA family nicotinamide mononucleotide deamidase-related protein yields MEKAVLITIGDEILSGNTVDTNSNFIATELKNVGIKVVQILTISDEIETIKETLSIAFEKGDLVITTGGLGPTRDDKTKKALAEYFNDEIALDEVTFNHLKSYMERRGRADILERNREQAFVPTKSIVFQNHYGTAPCMMMEQDGKLCYSLPGVPYEVKPLIKDQIIPYLQQRFNLHYIHTRIVSVVGIPESILADKIEDWELALPENIALSYLPVGTRVKLRLTASGENEEDLKQRTEEEIQKLLPLVEGHVIAVTEDKIENILAEMLTERNLTISTAESCTGGELAKMITSVSGSSKYFLGGMVAYATEKKIKILNVSRETVDQFTVVSEQVAQEMAEGCQQLFETHISLSTTGVAGPGKGEDGKDVGTVYYTIRINDQEVTSKLYMPHLERVDFMDFVSQKVIQDLVSLLINS; encoded by the coding sequence ATGGAAAAAGCTGTTCTGATTACTATCGGGGATGAAATCCTTTCCGGAAACACGGTAGATACCAATTCTAATTTTATCGCCACGGAACTTAAAAATGTAGGAATAAAAGTTGTTCAGATTCTTACCATCTCAGACGAAATTGAAACCATTAAAGAAACTTTAAGCATTGCTTTCGAAAAGGGAGACCTTGTCATTACCACAGGTGGATTGGGTCCTACCAGGGATGATAAAACAAAAAAAGCCCTGGCAGAATATTTCAACGATGAAATAGCTTTGGATGAGGTAACCTTCAACCACCTGAAAAGCTACATGGAAAGAAGAGGAAGGGCAGATATTCTGGAAAGAAACAGAGAACAGGCTTTTGTACCCACAAAATCTATTGTTTTTCAAAACCATTACGGAACCGCTCCATGTATGATGATGGAACAGGACGGAAAATTGTGCTACAGCCTTCCGGGTGTTCCGTATGAGGTGAAACCGCTTATTAAAGATCAGATTATTCCTTACTTGCAGCAAAGATTCAATCTTCATTATATCCATACCAGAATTGTTTCTGTAGTAGGTATTCCTGAAAGTATTCTTGCAGACAAAATTGAAGACTGGGAACTGGCGCTTCCTGAAAATATTGCACTGTCTTATCTTCCGGTAGGAACACGTGTAAAGCTTCGTCTTACTGCTTCCGGAGAAAATGAAGAAGATCTGAAACAGAGAACGGAAGAAGAAATCCAGAAATTGCTTCCTCTGGTAGAAGGTCATGTGATTGCCGTAACTGAGGATAAAATTGAAAATATTCTGGCAGAAATGCTTACCGAAAGAAATTTGACGATTTCGACCGCAGAAAGCTGTACCGGAGGTGAACTGGCAAAAATGATCACTTCAGTTTCCGGCAGTTCAAAATATTTCCTTGGCGGAATGGTAGCCTATGCCACAGAGAAAAAGATTAAAATTTTAAATGTTTCCAGAGAAACGGTAGACCAATTCACCGTAGTGAGTGAACAGGTGGCACAGGAAATGGCCGAAGGATGTCAGCAATTATTTGAAACTCATATTTCCCTTTCTACAACAGGCGTTGCAGGACCTGGAAAAGGTGAAGACGGTAAAGATGTAGGAACGGTTTATTACACCATCAGGATTAATGATCAGGAAGTAACTTCCAAATTATACATGCCGCATCTGGAAAGAGTAGACTTTATGGATTTTGTTTCCCAAAAAGTAATTCAGGATTTAGTAAGCCTTCTTATCAACAGTTAA
- a CDS encoding SIMPL domain-containing protein gives MKLKHFLLIGILTLGSFVNAQEVKKNAIEVTGVAEMEVEPDEIIFSIGIKADNKNDLADNEKKLFDILKNAGVKNEDIKFKSMYQNIYSKTAKFSKNYQFKASTKSSLSKIFEDLNQKWVSSLNIAEVKNTKIADFRKAVKINALKAAKEKADYLLESMGKKTGNALEIVEIEDYTSDMIMPAAYKGRASNIQMEMADAPVDFSFDNIENIKLKYSIKTKYEIL, from the coding sequence ATGAAATTGAAACATTTTTTATTAATCGGAATTTTAACTCTTGGAAGCTTTGTAAATGCTCAGGAAGTAAAGAAAAATGCTATTGAAGTAACAGGCGTTGCCGAAATGGAAGTAGAACCGGATGAAATTATCTTCAGCATCGGGATAAAAGCTGATAATAAAAACGATCTGGCAGACAATGAAAAGAAATTATTTGACATCTTAAAGAATGCGGGAGTAAAAAACGAGGATATCAAGTTCAAATCTATGTATCAGAATATCTATTCTAAAACAGCCAAGTTTTCTAAGAACTATCAGTTTAAAGCCAGTACAAAATCAAGTCTTAGCAAAATATTTGAAGACCTGAACCAAAAATGGGTAAGCAGCCTGAATATTGCGGAGGTAAAAAATACCAAAATTGCAGATTTCAGAAAAGCAGTGAAGATCAACGCTTTGAAAGCAGCTAAAGAAAAAGCTGATTATTTGTTGGAAAGCATGGGCAAAAAAACAGGAAATGCTCTTGAAATTGTAGAGATAGAAGACTACACAAGCGATATGATAATGCCTGCAGCTTATAAAGGAAGAGCAAGCAATATTCAAATGGAAATGGCTGATGCTCCGGTAGATTTCTCCTTTGATAATATTGAAAACATCAAGCTGAAATACAGCATCAAAACAAAATACGAAATTCTTTAA
- a CDS encoding histidine kinase — MKMLKLFTLFLLTLWGSTIYSQTTNNSTAAVEEVQVETKKLKKAMDTKNEPAQADSYYNIGETFFNGGNFPKSEEYYTKAKNLYEKLNDKPNIEKATRRLAQSQEKQNKITPAISNYGRAAQMGYSEKSKAVNSNDVARLSSPTPELKAEAIQNNINLNKKENEQGDLAESYSQLADVNLKQKDVSSAEENLNTAYKISKKEAPQQALAINQKLADLYVENKNYDKAIEAKKKVLKEDFVKENSQEKVNQIQELADIYIKKNDPKEAVDLLKNAYGIALDKGHTLEAQKSVKKLDSLYAISGNVDASVQLYRDFLGKLPNLVSKDRSLVDNKILEDTEQRISQLEKEKELKDELIRKKNLFNYGLIGALILLTGLIVFIFRTLKKVQSKNKKIALQSLRREMNPHFIFNSLNSVNHFIATNNELEANQYLTKFSKLMRGVMENSTEDFIPFQQELDLLQNYLALEKTRFADKFDYEIEVDESLNMQNLQVPGMLIQPFLENAVWHGLRYRADKGFLKLSFGKNESYLKILIEDNGIGIEESKKQKTQHQKTREGRGMKNTLERVQLLNDLYKKDISCSVKDKENNSGVLVTIQLNLG; from the coding sequence ATGAAAATGCTTAAACTCTTTACGCTCTTTTTACTGACGCTTTGGGGAAGTACAATCTATTCTCAAACTACCAATAACAGCACTGCTGCTGTGGAAGAAGTGCAGGTAGAAACAAAGAAGCTGAAAAAAGCAATGGATACGAAGAATGAACCCGCCCAGGCAGATTCATATTATAACATTGGGGAAACATTTTTCAATGGCGGAAACTTTCCCAAAAGTGAAGAGTATTATACAAAAGCAAAAAATCTGTATGAAAAACTCAACGACAAACCCAATATTGAAAAAGCAACCCGCAGATTGGCCCAATCACAGGAAAAGCAGAACAAAATAACACCTGCTATCAGTAACTATGGCAGAGCGGCACAAATGGGCTACAGTGAAAAAAGTAAAGCGGTGAACTCTAATGATGTGGCAAGACTTTCTTCTCCTACACCCGAACTTAAGGCGGAAGCCATCCAGAATAATATCAATCTGAATAAAAAAGAAAACGAACAGGGTGATCTTGCAGAAAGCTACAGCCAATTGGCAGATGTGAATTTAAAACAGAAAGACGTTTCCAGTGCTGAAGAAAATCTGAATACAGCTTATAAAATTTCTAAAAAAGAAGCTCCTCAGCAAGCTCTTGCTATCAATCAGAAACTGGCTGATCTTTATGTCGAGAACAAAAACTATGATAAAGCTATTGAAGCTAAAAAGAAAGTGCTGAAGGAAGATTTTGTAAAAGAAAATTCACAGGAAAAGGTCAATCAGATTCAGGAGCTGGCAGATATTTATATTAAAAAGAATGATCCTAAAGAAGCGGTGGACCTGTTGAAAAATGCCTACGGAATTGCTTTAGACAAAGGTCATACACTGGAAGCGCAGAAAAGTGTAAAAAAACTGGACAGCCTTTATGCGATTTCAGGAAATGTAGATGCATCAGTTCAGCTGTACAGAGATTTTTTGGGAAAACTTCCGAATCTTGTTTCAAAAGACAGAAGTCTGGTAGATAATAAAATTCTGGAAGATACGGAACAGCGAATTTCACAGCTGGAAAAAGAAAAAGAGCTTAAAGACGAGCTTATCAGAAAGAAAAATCTCTTTAATTATGGTCTGATCGGAGCTTTAATTCTTTTAACCGGATTGATTGTTTTTATTTTCAGAACGCTGAAAAAAGTTCAGAGCAAAAATAAGAAAATTGCCCTGCAGTCTTTGCGTAGAGAAATGAATCCGCATTTTATCTTTAACAGTTTAAATAGTGTCAATCACTTCATCGCAACCAACAATGAACTGGAAGCGAATCAGTATCTAACCAAATTTTCGAAGCTGATGCGAGGAGTGATGGAAAATTCTACCGAAGATTTTATTCCTTTTCAGCAGGAGCTTGATCTTCTTCAGAACTATCTTGCTTTGGAAAAAACACGGTTTGCAGATAAATTCGATTACGAAATTGAAGTAGATGAAAGCCTGAATATGCAAAATCTCCAGGTTCCGGGAATGCTTATACAGCCGTTTCTGGAAAATGCGGTTTGGCACGGACTCCGCTACAGAGCAGATAAAGGATTTTTAAAATTAAGCTTCGGGAAAAATGAATCTTATCTGAAAATCCTTATCGAAGACAACGGAATAGGAATAGAAGAAAGTAAAAAGCAGAAAACACAGCACCAAAAAACGAGAGAAGGCAGAGGAATGAAAAATACACTGGAAAGAGTTCAGCTTCTGAACGATCTCTACAAAAAAGATATCAGCTGCTCTGTAAAAGATAAAGAAAATAACAGCGGTGTTCTGGTAACAATCCAGCTCAATCTGGGATAG
- a CDS encoding lipocalin family protein, producing the protein MKTIHKIILPVSLGALGLIIFNSYSVRIPRGASAVKNFDLKKYLGQWYEIARFDYRFEKNMDNVTAEYTENPDGTVQVKNKGYDYVKKVWNESIGEAKFVKDPTEARLKVSFFKPIWAGYNVIDIDEDYQYALVAGSSLKYLWILSRTTDIPESIRQRFIQKAKKIGYNTDELIWVKHNQ; encoded by the coding sequence ATGAAAACCATTCATAAAATTATACTTCCCGTTTCGTTAGGAGCATTGGGGCTTATCATTTTTAATTCCTATTCTGTAAGAATTCCCAGAGGTGCTTCTGCTGTAAAGAATTTTGATCTGAAAAAATACCTCGGACAATGGTATGAAATAGCCCGTTTTGATTACAGGTTCGAAAAAAATATGGATAATGTTACCGCAGAGTACACGGAGAATCCGGATGGAACAGTACAGGTAAAAAATAAAGGCTACGATTACGTTAAAAAAGTATGGAATGAATCAATAGGAGAGGCAAAATTTGTAAAAGATCCTACAGAAGCCCGATTGAAAGTTTCGTTTTTTAAACCCATTTGGGCTGGTTATAACGTCATAGATATTGATGAAGACTATCAATATGCGCTGGTAGCTGGAAGCAGTTTAAAATATTTGTGGATTCTTTCCCGTACAACTGATATTCCCGAAAGTATTCGTCAGCGCTTCATTCAGAAAGCAAAAAAGATAGGTTATAATACCGATGAACTGATTTGGGTGAAGCATAATCAATAA
- a CDS encoding Crp/Fnr family transcriptional regulator, which yields MIKSNEFTKIYFEQNDFLTEKDKEKLLEMAQLVTYPMNKIVLHRGEQISQVGIILSGLIRVYDKNNKTVWIVYENQPYGSMEVLALNRPSTVTYETLEETTMFLLNYAELEDTIKDYPNIGRLLLMYWKNTAMAMYGHFYSFLSLTPEERYLQLLQQNAKLILRVKSKDLATYLGMHPVSLSRLKKRYFIQNK from the coding sequence ATGATAAAATCGAACGAATTCACCAAAATCTATTTCGAACAAAATGATTTTCTTACTGAAAAAGATAAAGAAAAGCTGCTTGAAATGGCTCAATTGGTGACCTATCCTATGAATAAAATAGTATTACACCGGGGAGAACAAATAAGCCAGGTAGGTATAATACTCAGTGGTTTAATCAGAGTCTATGATAAGAATAATAAAACGGTCTGGATTGTTTATGAAAATCAGCCTTATGGTTCAATGGAAGTTTTAGCACTCAACCGTCCCTCTACGGTAACCTATGAGACACTAGAAGAAACGACTATGTTTTTACTCAATTATGCTGAACTGGAAGATACTATTAAAGATTATCCCAATATTGGAAGGCTGCTTTTAATGTATTGGAAAAATACCGCAATGGCAATGTATGGGCACTTCTATTCTTTTCTGAGCCTAACTCCTGAAGAGAGATATTTGCAGTTGCTTCAACAAAATGCAAAATTAATTCTACGGGTAAAATCCAAAGACCTCGCCACCTATTTGGGAATGCATCCGGTATCTTTAAGCAGACTGAAAAAAAGATATTTTATACAAAATAAGTAG
- a CDS encoding DUF4139 domain-containing protein — translation MKRYFLILITFSVSFLKAQEIRKEIEVKQATVFLQGAKVFGTTNVSLQKGRNMVKIVNLPNNLDENTYKINLEKNTTLLSITPQSNFLKNDELSESEKKLETENKKLQRQVSLLNIQIKNLTGEQHIINDNLKISTNDKSTPQEQLIKLTEFYRKRMLEIDNQVFLLNEQKTVLDESIAKLNNQSAEEQTHKNTNPKELLLEILADHETNLNLGISYIVSDAGWIPSYDLRAESVKKPLEMVYKGKIYQKTGQDWKNVKLFVSTYRPSYNQDRPILSPLYVAEYTPYNSQMEIAGYKSKKEISAANAYQMREDVAVKPSQIPVATVSDSQMNVIYELNYNQTIVSQEKEQYVILDKKLVDATYKYHTVPKLNNQVFLMAFVKNWQNLNLINGEANIYFEDNYIGKTNITSNYVKDEFPISLGVDERITVKRIKLEDKTSQKAMNANKWETESYQISIRNNTKENIELEILDQLPISENSKILVKTINLGGGIPDEKTGSILWNKNIGSGSSEKITFSYEVKYPKEMQIQYYSR, via the coding sequence ATGAAACGCTATTTTTTAATATTAATCACCTTTTCGGTTTCCTTTCTCAAAGCACAGGAAATCAGAAAAGAAATTGAAGTAAAACAGGCCACCGTATTTCTACAGGGGGCAAAAGTTTTTGGAACTACGAATGTGAGTCTTCAAAAAGGGAGAAATATGGTGAAGATTGTCAACCTTCCCAATAATCTGGATGAGAATACCTATAAAATCAATCTTGAAAAAAATACAACACTTCTTTCCATCACGCCTCAAAGCAATTTTTTGAAAAACGATGAATTGTCAGAGAGTGAAAAGAAGCTGGAAACGGAAAACAAAAAGCTTCAAAGGCAAGTCAGCCTGCTGAATATTCAAATTAAAAACCTGACGGGTGAACAGCATATCATAAATGATAATTTAAAAATTTCGACCAATGATAAATCTACACCGCAGGAGCAGCTGATTAAGCTTACTGAGTTTTACAGAAAGAGAATGCTTGAAATTGACAATCAGGTATTTCTTTTAAATGAACAGAAGACAGTTTTGGATGAAAGCATTGCCAAGCTCAACAATCAGTCTGCTGAAGAGCAAACCCATAAAAATACCAACCCTAAAGAGCTTCTGCTGGAAATTCTTGCTGATCATGAAACCAATCTGAATCTTGGAATAAGTTATATCGTTTCAGATGCAGGGTGGATTCCTTCTTACGATTTGCGTGCGGAATCTGTAAAAAAACCGCTGGAAATGGTTTATAAGGGCAAAATTTATCAGAAAACCGGGCAGGACTGGAAAAATGTGAAACTGTTTGTTTCTACTTACAGACCTTCTTATAATCAGGACAGACCTATCTTATCTCCGCTTTATGTAGCTGAATATACACCTTACAACTCTCAGATGGAAATAGCAGGATATAAATCTAAGAAAGAAATTTCAGCTGCAAACGCTTATCAGATGAGAGAAGATGTTGCTGTAAAACCAAGCCAGATTCCTGTAGCTACCGTTTCAGATAGCCAGATGAATGTGATTTATGAATTGAACTACAATCAGACCATCGTAAGCCAGGAAAAAGAACAATATGTGATTCTTGATAAAAAACTGGTTGATGCTACCTACAAATATCATACGGTTCCGAAGCTGAACAATCAGGTATTTCTGATGGCTTTTGTGAAAAACTGGCAAAACCTCAACCTCATCAATGGAGAAGCTAATATCTATTTTGAGGATAATTATATAGGAAAAACCAATATCACAAGCAATTATGTAAAAGATGAATTCCCGATTTCTTTGGGAGTGGATGAAAGAATTACGGTAAAGAGAATCAAGCTTGAAGATAAAACATCTCAAAAAGCAATGAATGCTAATAAATGGGAAACTGAGTCTTACCAGATCAGCATTAGAAATAATACGAAAGAAAATATTGAACTGGAAATTCTTGACCAGCTTCCCATCAGTGAAAACTCTAAGATTCTGGTAAAAACAATAAACCTTGGAGGTGGAATTCCCGATGAAAAAACCGGAAGTATTTTATGGAATAAAAACATTGGATCGGGCAGTTCAGAGAAGATCACTTTCTCTTACGAAGTGAAATATCCAAAAGAGATGCAGATCCAGTATTATAGCAGATAA